CTCATCGACTTCGGTCAGGGACAGGCGGAGGCCATGCCGACCGGCGAGGCGGCCCACGTACTGGCCCATGTCGCCATCCGACTGGCCCATCCCCGTCGTGTGTTCAGCCGCACCCTCTGGACGCGGTACACGGAGTTCCTGCGGGCTACCATGGACGGCCTGGAGCATGAAGTCGATACGGATGATGCCGCCCAAGCGCTGCGGAAAGTCCGCCATGATGTCACGCTCGGACCCTGGCTCCGCCGCCAATGGATGCGCCGTGTCGCCCCCTGGGCCCTGGCACGTCTCCTGAATCAGTTGGAGGCATGACCTGAACCACGCGGCCCTCCATACCGATCCCCTGCCCGCGACTGTACGCTGGTTCCTGGTCGCCCTGCCGGTCCTGCTGCTGGGATACGCGCTTGCCGGACGCGGTTTCGCATACCTCGGAGCCGCTCCGCTTTTCGTGGGCGAACTCGTTCTGGCCCTTGGGATTGCTGCCCTCCTGGCAAGCCATGGCATGAGGACCCTCCTGCGTCGACCCTTGCCCCTCCTGCTCCTGGCGTTCATGGCGTGGAGTGCCGTGGCCACGCTTCCCCAACTGCCGGCCTACGGCGTTGCGACGCTCCGGGATGCCGCATTCTGGGGGTACGCTCTGTACGGGTTCGTGGTCGCGGGCCTCATCCTCCGGTGGCCGGACATCCTGAGACGACTGTTCATCCAGTACCGGACCTTTGCCCTCCTCTTTGCAGGAGGCGCCTGGCTGGCCTTCCTCGTGGCCGAACAGTTCGGCGGATTGTTCAACGTCCCGGGGACGGACATCGCCTTTTTCAATGCCAAGGGCGGAGATTTGCTCGTCCACGCGGCGGGGGCAGCCGCCTTTACCCTGATCGGATTCGCCGATCGGCCCAAATGGATCTACGCCTTCCTGGCCCTCGACGCGGTCATCATCATGGTCAGCAACCGGGGCGGGATGGTCGCGTTCGCGATGGCCATTTTCGTGCTGGTGCTGGTCCGTCCCCAGCGGATGAACCTGCTGCCGTTCGTGTATGGCGGGATTGTCGTCGCCTTGACCCTCATCCTGGTCGATCCCCGCATCCAGATCGATGAGCGGCGCACCATATCCCTGGACCAGTTCAAGGAGAACATCGCATCGGTATTCACCGATTCAGGGACCTCCCAACTCGAGAACACCAAGGCATGGCGTATCAATTGGTGGTCCGATATCGTGTCCTACACCGTATTCGGTGACCATTTCCTGCTGGGAAAAGGGTATGGAATCAACCTGGCGACGGATGACGGTTACCAGGTGCTCAAGGACGAGTCTCTCCGCTCCCCCCACAATGCCACCATGACGGTCCTGGCCCGCTCGGGTGTTCCGGGCGTTGCGCTCTGGGTGGCCTTCCTCCTGGTCTGGAGCGGCACACTGCTGTCCCAGCTCCTGGACGCCCGTCGGCGCGGTCGCGTCACGTGGACCAGCATCCACGCGTTCCTGCTTGCCTATTTCGCTGCATTCATGGTGAACGCCAGTTTCGATGTGTTCCTGGAAGGGCCCATGGGCGGCATCTGGTTCTGGTGCCTGGTCGGCGTCGGGATCGCGGTTGCCGAATTGTACCGGACCCGTCCGGACTTCTTCACGGACGAACAGGAGCAAGCCCGATGAGTACCCGGCCACACATAGCAACCGGTCCTCCCGGCGGGAGTCGTCACATCCTTGGGATGCGCGTGGACGCGGGCACCTACGCCAGCATGGCCGACCGAATCGTGGACTGGGGAAGCCGGAACGCGTCCAGATATGTGTGCGTGGCGAATGTCCACATGGTCATGGAAACCGTGGATTCCGCCGATTTCCGCCGTGTCGTGAACGAGGCGGACCTGGTGACCAGTGACGGGGTGCCGTTGGTGTGGGCACTCCATGCGCTGGGCATACCGGCTGCGGAACGCGTCTACGGGCCCACCCTCGTCCTCGAAATCTGTGCGCGTGCGGAGCAAGGCGGCATCCCGATCGCCCTGTATGGGGGCACCCCTGACCGCCTGGCGGCTTTCACGGCCTTTCTTGCGCGTACGTACCCCCGGTTGGTCGTGGCCGCGGCCATTGCCCCACCTTTCCGCCCTTTGACGCCCGAGGAAGACGAGGCGCATACGGCCGAACTGGCGGCCTCCGGAGCCGGAATCACGTTCGTAGGCATTGGTTGCCCGAAGCAGGAACGATGGATGGCCGCCCACAGGGGACGGATACCGAGCACCATGGTCGGCGTCGGCGCGGCGTTCGACTTCCACTCGGGTACCGTCCGCCAGGCACCTCCATTCCTGCAGCGGTTGGGTCTTGAATGGCTGTTCCGCCTGCTCATGGAGCCCCGGCGCTTGTGGAAACGGTACCTGAAGCACAATCCGCGGTTCGTCGTGGGATTCGCACACCAACTCCTGCGTGAACGGACCCTGTCCCACGAGGCATCGGCATGAAGGTGCTCATTGTCCACAATACGTACCGGTTTCCTGGCGGAGAAGACGTGGTTGTCGAATCGGACCTGCATCGACTCCGGGACGCGGGACATACGGTCGACCTGTGGACGGTAGGGAACGATGCGCTGCGCGATGCGCCATCACCGGCCCTCGCTGCCAACACCATCTGGAACCGGTCGATGCGCCGCGAAGCCTTCAATCGGGTGCGTGCACACGGCTATGACGTGGTCCACGTCCACAACACCATGCCGCGCTTTTCGCCGGCCATCCTGGGTGGATTCCGGGAAGCCGGTGCCGCCGTGGTCCAGTCCCTGCACAACTACCGGCTGGTGTGTCCGGCGGGCACCCTGTTCCGCGACGGCCGCGTATGTACGGATTGTACGGCGACGTCCACACGGTGGCCCGCTGTCGCGCACGGGTGTTATCGGGATTCCCGTCCGGCAAGTGCCGTTGTCGCCGCCATGCTGGGCTTCCATGAAGCCCGGGGGACCTGGACGAATGACGTGGATGCCTTCGTCGCCGTATCGGGGTTCGTGCGGGATGTGCTCGCGGACGGCGGACTTCCCGCAGAACGTATCCATGTGCTGCCCAACTCGTTGGGAGACTTGCCTCCTGTATTGCCCGAGGAGAGCAGCACCGAACCATCAGGGTCCGTCACCGACGGGTCTGCGGACCGCGTGCTCTTCGCCGGTCGGCTCGTGGCGGAAAAAGGAATTCCGGAACTGCTGGCCGCGTGGCAGGGCGTGGCCGCGTCGGGCGGCCCTCCCCGTACGCTGGTCATCCTCGGCGATGGCCCCCTGCGCGACGAGGTCGAGCAGGCCGCGCGCACCTTGGACGGCACGGCGTGGCCCATCGATTTCAGAGGGCAGGTGGACCGACACGCATTGCTCGACGCCATGGCTCATTCGGCGTGGACCATTGTACCGTCCCGCTGGCATGAACCGTTCGGCATGGTGGCCATCGAAAGCCTTGCCATGGGCACACCGGTCCTGGTGACACCGGTCGGCGGCCTGGCCGAATTGGCTGAACAGATGCCGGGCGTCCGCTTGGCAGGTGAAGATCTGGCTGCCAGTCTCCAGGAAGTCCTGGAATCAGGGACGGAAACGTGGAAGGCCCGCGCGGAGCGTGCCCGGGCTGCCCGCGACCGGTTCTCGAGTGCGCGCGGGCTGGAACGGCTGGAGGAAATCTACCGGGCGGCCCGCGCGCGCCTTGCGGCGTTCGCGCCGCTTGTGGCGATCGCAGGCCTGCTCCTGTTTGCGGCGGTCCCATTCGCGCAGGCAGCGCCGCCCCAACAAAAGGTCATCTATATCGATGCAGATGCCGCGGAGGGTGGAAATGGCTCGGCGGTGACGCCATTCCGGACGTTCCATGAGGCCTTGGCCATCGGCCAGCCGGGCCCCGGCGATACGCTCCGGGTACACCCCGGCATCTACCGGGAGTCCATTCGTCCTGCGTTGGGCGGTGCATCGGCTGACGCCCGCTTGGCCATTGTGGCCGTGGAACCGGGTACGGCCATCGTGTCGGGCGCGGATATCCTGCCCGGCGACTGGTTCGAGATGCGGGACGCAGAGTGGATCCTGACGGGCATGGCGGGCGCGGCCGACACGTCCCTGGACGTGCGGCCGCGCCCCGAGCAGCTGTTCGTGGATGACATGGCCTACCGACATGTCGGTGCCGAGGGCCAGGCCGAGCCGGGAACGTTCCGCCTGGAGCGGAGCGCCGGACAGACCGTACTCGTGGTCACCCCCCTTCCGGAACACACCTCCGGCTGGGTGCAGCGTCGAATGGAGTGGGCTGTCCGGGGACAGCTTTTTGAACCGCAGCCCTCGACCGTCCATGGGCCTGCAGGGGACACTTCGAACACGCCCTGCCGCCCGGCCCGGTCCCCGGGCTGGTACCACGTGGAAGGCCTCGTATTCGAGCGCGCCGCCAACGCGCTTCAGGTCGGCGCCGTATGCGCAGGCAGCGAAGGCAGTCGCTTCGTGAACATCGAGGTCCGGCAGACCGCATCGGTGGGCATGTATGTGCACGGCATCCATCACGAAATACAGGGCTCCCGGTTCAACCACAACGGCCAGGCCGGACTGAACGGGCGATGTACCGGATGCCGCATCACGGATAACCGGACGTCTGACAACAATTGGAAGCGCATCAATCCGCTCTGGGAAGCGGGCGGTGGCAAATGGACGCAGACGTTCAATACGGTATTCCGCCGGCATGTATCGACCGACAATGAAGGTCCCGGGCTGTGGCTGGATGAGACAAACGAGGCCAACCGGATAGAGGACGGTTTCTTCGACAACAACCTGCTGGCCGGAATCCTGCTCGAACTGAGGACGACACGGACCGAGGTCACGGGCAATCACGTCCGGCGTACCCGCCGACACGAATGGAGTGGAGCTGGCATCCTGGTTCAGGCGGCATCGGACAACACATTGCAAGGCAACCGGATAGAGAATAACGACGGAGCAGGAATCTGGCTTCGTGGCGACCATCGGGCCCCGGACGGCGGGTCGGTCATCCAGGGCAACGTACTCATGGACAACGTCCGCGTGCCGGGAAATGACTTCTCGGAGATCTCCATCGTGGCCGATTCGACGCAGGAATTCACGTCCATTCGCATGCGGGACAATGAAATCCACAACCTGGCCGCTCCCGGGTATTTCTTCCGGATCCGCGATGCAGACGTTCGTCATACCGGGAATGATGAGTCCGCATTTGAGACAATCCGGCAATCCCTCGCGTCCGGAACGGCTCATTTGCCACCCGATTGAGCTCACAAGCAAAACCACCAATGTTTGGCATGATTCTGGAGTTCCGATGAACAAACCCACACAATCCTCACCCCCCATGCAACTGCTGGTTCGCAATCGACCCGTCCGGAAGGGATCGGCCAATGACTGTCTCGTCCAGAATGTCGAAGTCTCCGACTACATGATTGCCGAGAGCATTGCGGCCCATTCCTCGAAGGGCCGTCATACCTCTGCGTTGTCGTTCGAGTATCGACGCATTTACAATTCGATTGCACTCGCCCTGGGCGACATCCTTGCCCTGACGGCGGCGCTCTACATTACCGGAGCGCTCCGGTATGCTCTCCTGGGTGAGCCTTTGTACCAGTGGTGGCTGCAACTGATTGTCCCCGTGTGGCTGCTGGCCTCCTTCGCCGCCCGACTGTATCCCGGATGGGGAATGGGCGCGGTCGAAGAACTTCGACGCCATGTGCTTACCCTGACGTCCGTATTCACGATGGCCGCCGTGCTGTTGTTCTTCACCCAGCTCGGAGCCGAAACCAGCCGATTCGCCATTGCCACCAGTTTCCTGCTCAGTCTGGGGCTGGTGCCGGGCGTCCGGCGCATTGTCAAATATCTGCTGGTGCGCTCCGGACAGTACGGGCTGCCGACGGTCATTTATGGTGCGGGCAAGGCGGGTCGTGATTTGGTCCGGTCCCTCGATGAAGACCGTGGACTTGGATACACCCCCGTCGCTTTCCTGGATGACCACCCCGCTTACTGGGGGGCGCACCTGCGTGGCATTCCCGTCCTGGGCGACACGAACCTGGTCCTGCCGGACGCCCAGGTGGCCATCCTGGCCATGCCGGACGTGGAAAACGACTTCCGCCGGCACCTGCTGGACGGTCCCCTCTCCTACTATCGTCACGTCATCATCCTGCCGGATCTGAACGATCTGCCGTCGCTTTGGGTCGGCACCATCGACATGGGCGGCACGCTCGGACTCAAGATCTCCCTGAATCTGGCCGATCCGGTCTCCCGGTTCGTAAAGCGCTTCTTTGACGTGTCTGCCACCGTACTGTCGGCTCCGTTCTGGCTCCCGTTGGTGGCTTTGCTGTCCGGGCTCATCTGGCTGGAAGACCGGAAAAACCCCTTCTTCCTGCAGGACCGCGTAGGCCGCGACGGCAAACCGTTCCGGACCTGGAAATTCCGGACCATGGTCACGGATGCCGATCGTGCGTTGCGGGATGCCCTGGCCGCAGACGCGGCGCTCAAGGCCGAATGGGACGCGAACTTCAAACTCCGCAATGATCCGCGCATAACCCGGGTCGGCCGTCTACTTCGCAAGACGTCGCTCGACGAAATTCCCCAGCTGTTCAACGTGCTGGGAGGGTCGATGTCCCTCGTCGGACCACGTCCCCTTCCGGACTATCACGACCAGGAAGTTGATGCCCGGGTCCAGCACCTGCGTCGCCGGGTCCGCCCGGGCATGACCGGGTTGTGGCAGGTGTCCGGTCGATCCGATATCGGGACCGATGGAATGGAGCAATATGATTCGTATTATGTGCGCAATTGGTCCATCTGGCTTGATATCGTGCTGATCACCCGCACATTCCAGGCCGTCATCCGGTCATCCGGCGCCTATTGATGCCGGGCGTGGAACCGTGAATATCCGCCGGGCGGATCCTGGGTCCATCGCGTGCGTTGGTCCAACCCGACATCCTTCCTCCAAGCCTGCGCGGTTCATGTCAAACGCACCCTCGGCCGATGCGCCAACCCAGTCGCTCCTCAAACGGATTGACTGGACCAACACGCTCTTCATTGGCGGCTATCATCTGGCCCTCTTCATCCTGCTGCCCATCTATCTGATGGACACCATGCCGTCGTGGACCCTTATCCTGGGTTCGTGGGCGCTCTGGACGCTGTCCCTCATGGCGATCACGACCGGGTATCACCGGCTGTATTCGCACCGGACATACAACACCAATCGCTGGATTGAGTCGGTACTGCTGTTTTTCGGTACCATGGCCACCCAGGGGAGTGTGCTCCAGTGGTCGTCGGACCACCGCATGCATCACAAGCACGTGGACTCCGACAACGATCCATACAACGTCGAAAAGGGCTTCTGGCATGCCCATATGTTGTGGATGTTTACCGGACGCCGCGAAGTTCATGAGCGGTGGGTGCACGACCTCATCAAGGACCCTGTCCTCCGCTTCCAGCACAAGCACTTCGCTGTACTCATGGTTGCCGCGAACGCCGTGGCCGTTCTCGGACTCTGGGCCCTGACCGGCGACCTGCTGGGC
The Rhodothermales bacterium genome window above contains:
- a CDS encoding WecB/TagA/CpsF family glycosyltransferase; this translates as MADRIVDWGSRNASRYVCVANVHMVMETVDSADFRRVVNEADLVTSDGVPLVWALHALGIPAAERVYGPTLVLEICARAEQGGIPIALYGGTPDRLAAFTAFLARTYPRLVVAAAIAPPFRPLTPEEDEAHTAELAASGAGITFVGIGCPKQERWMAAHRGRIPSTMVGVGAAFDFHSGTVRQAPPFLQRLGLEWLFRLLMEPRRLWKRYLKHNPRFVVGFAHQLLRERTLSHEASA
- a CDS encoding glycosyltransferase, translating into MKVLIVHNTYRFPGGEDVVVESDLHRLRDAGHTVDLWTVGNDALRDAPSPALAANTIWNRSMRREAFNRVRAHGYDVVHVHNTMPRFSPAILGGFREAGAAVVQSLHNYRLVCPAGTLFRDGRVCTDCTATSTRWPAVAHGCYRDSRPASAVVAAMLGFHEARGTWTNDVDAFVAVSGFVRDVLADGGLPAERIHVLPNSLGDLPPVLPEESSTEPSGSVTDGSADRVLFAGRLVAEKGIPELLAAWQGVAASGGPPRTLVILGDGPLRDEVEQAARTLDGTAWPIDFRGQVDRHALLDAMAHSAWTIVPSRWHEPFGMVAIESLAMGTPVLVTPVGGLAELAEQMPGVRLAGEDLAASLQEVLESGTETWKARAERARAARDRFSSARGLERLEEIYRAARARLAAFAPLVAIAGLLLFAAVPFAQAAPPQQKVIYIDADAAEGGNGSAVTPFRTFHEALAIGQPGPGDTLRVHPGIYRESIRPALGGASADARLAIVAVEPGTAIVSGADILPGDWFEMRDAEWILTGMAGAADTSLDVRPRPEQLFVDDMAYRHVGAEGQAEPGTFRLERSAGQTVLVVTPLPEHTSGWVQRRMEWAVRGQLFEPQPSTVHGPAGDTSNTPCRPARSPGWYHVEGLVFERAANALQVGAVCAGSEGSRFVNIEVRQTASVGMYVHGIHHEIQGSRFNHNGQAGLNGRCTGCRITDNRTSDNNWKRINPLWEAGGGKWTQTFNTVFRRHVSTDNEGPGLWLDETNEANRIEDGFFDNNLLAGILLELRTTRTEVTGNHVRRTRRHEWSGAGILVQAASDNTLQGNRIENNDGAGIWLRGDHRAPDGGSVIQGNVLMDNVRVPGNDFSEISIVADSTQEFTSIRMRDNEIHNLAAPGYFFRIRDADVRHTGNDESAFETIRQSLASGTAHLPPD
- a CDS encoding O-antigen ligase family protein, translated to MRTLLRRPLPLLLLAFMAWSAVATLPQLPAYGVATLRDAAFWGYALYGFVVAGLILRWPDILRRLFIQYRTFALLFAGGAWLAFLVAEQFGGLFNVPGTDIAFFNAKGGDLLVHAAGAAAFTLIGFADRPKWIYAFLALDAVIIMVSNRGGMVAFAMAIFVLVLVRPQRMNLLPFVYGGIVVALTLILVDPRIQIDERRTISLDQFKENIASVFTDSGTSQLENTKAWRINWWSDIVSYTVFGDHFLLGKGYGINLATDDGYQVLKDESLRSPHNATMTVLARSGVPGVALWVAFLLVWSGTLLSQLLDARRRGRVTWTSIHAFLLAYFAAFMVNASFDVFLEGPMGGIWFWCLVGVGIAVAELYRTRPDFFTDEQEQAR
- the wbaP gene encoding undecaprenyl-phosphate galactose phosphotransferase WbaP, giving the protein MQLLVRNRPVRKGSANDCLVQNVEVSDYMIAESIAAHSSKGRHTSALSFEYRRIYNSIALALGDILALTAALYITGALRYALLGEPLYQWWLQLIVPVWLLASFAARLYPGWGMGAVEELRRHVLTLTSVFTMAAVLLFFTQLGAETSRFAIATSFLLSLGLVPGVRRIVKYLLVRSGQYGLPTVIYGAGKAGRDLVRSLDEDRGLGYTPVAFLDDHPAYWGAHLRGIPVLGDTNLVLPDAQVAILAMPDVENDFRRHLLDGPLSYYRHVIILPDLNDLPSLWVGTIDMGGTLGLKISLNLADPVSRFVKRFFDVSATVLSAPFWLPLVALLSGLIWLEDRKNPFFLQDRVGRDGKPFRTWKFRTMVTDADRALRDALAADAALKAEWDANFKLRNDPRITRVGRLLRKTSLDEIPQLFNVLGGSMSLVGPRPLPDYHDQEVDARVQHLRRRVRPGMTGLWQVSGRSDIGTDGMEQYDSYYVRNWSIWLDIVLITRTFQAVIRSSGAY